One window of the Parasphingopyxis algicola genome contains the following:
- a CDS encoding stage II sporulation protein M: MERVAGQAIFSSTTFREEREADWARLEELLRRAEGGSVRRLSDEDLLELPVLYRSALSALSVARATSLDMALIAYLEGLCTRAYFFVYGVRTSFGQRAMHFFTNDWPAAVRRIWRETLIAIVLMLAGTIAAYLLVSNDPSWFNAIIPSGLAAERGPDATAEALRATLYDDNERNGLGVFATYLFTHNAQVSIFAFALGFAFGVPTALLMVYNGAILGAFVALFVDNGLGFELGGWLLIHGSTELFAIALAGAAGLHIGTKIIFPGMESRLAAARRAGRTAATAMIGVIVMLLFAGLLEGFGRQLITDDWTRYAIAAAMFATWCAYFYVPRLGDGEH, translated from the coding sequence ATGGAACGCGTGGCCGGTCAGGCGATCTTCAGCAGCACGACGTTCCGGGAAGAACGCGAGGCCGACTGGGCGCGCCTCGAGGAACTGCTCCGCCGGGCCGAGGGCGGCTCGGTGAGGAGGCTCTCGGACGAGGATCTGCTCGAACTGCCCGTCCTCTACCGGTCCGCGCTGTCGGCGCTGTCGGTCGCCCGGGCGACGTCGCTCGACATGGCGCTGATCGCCTATCTCGAAGGGCTGTGCACGCGCGCCTATTTCTTCGTCTACGGCGTCCGCACGAGCTTCGGGCAGCGGGCCATGCATTTCTTCACGAACGACTGGCCGGCGGCCGTCCGCCGCATCTGGCGCGAGACGCTGATCGCCATCGTCCTGATGCTGGCCGGGACGATCGCCGCCTATCTCCTGGTCAGCAACGATCCGAGCTGGTTCAACGCGATCATCCCGAGCGGCCTCGCCGCGGAGCGCGGGCCGGACGCGACCGCCGAGGCGCTGCGCGCGACACTCTATGACGATAACGAGCGCAACGGGCTCGGCGTGTTCGCCACCTATCTCTTCACCCACAATGCCCAGGTCTCGATCTTCGCCTTCGCGCTGGGCTTCGCTTTCGGCGTCCCGACCGCGCTGCTGATGGTCTATAATGGCGCGATACTCGGCGCGTTCGTCGCGCTGTTCGTGGACAATGGACTGGGCTTCGAACTGGGCGGCTGGCTGCTGATCCACGGTTCGACCGAACTGTTCGCCATCGCGCTTGCCGGGGCAGCGGGACTGCATATCGGCACGAAGATCATCTTTCCGGGCATGGAGAGCCGGCTGGCCGCGGCGCGGCGCGCGGGTCGCACGGCGGCGACCGCGATGATCGGCGTGATCGTGATGCTGCTTTTTGCCGGATTGCTCGAGGGGTTCGGCCGCCAGCTCATCACCGACGACTGGACGCGCTACGCGATCGCCGCCGCGATGTTCGCGACCTGGTGTGCCTATTTCTACGTTCCGAGGCTCGGCGATGGCGAGCATTAA
- a CDS encoding DUF58 domain-containing protein gives MIYPTARSVILMALGAPAALVIGVVIPQYWFLGLIWIAVITALILLDALSAGRPASLDAELEKPATIGVGTPFTVTSRLRFPTGPDGGATDRGTAPRRIEVALSVDEKLDAGGGRRAGAPMIDGQAEIDTAFTANRRGTATIGHLWTRWTGPLGLAWVQKRDYFGAEIVVTPNIAFIRDKGIQLYLRDAAHGLIAQLDRGDGTEFDSMTEFQPGMDRRTIDWKQSARHTELLAKEYRTERNNHIVFALDTGRTMCEPIAGLPRIDRAISAALLTAYVALKAGDRASLFAFAGRPQVASPTVAGARAFSALQRAAADIDYAPEESNYTLALTTLAAQLHRRSLVIAFTDFADPTSAELMLRAAGRLLDRHLVLFVVLRDAELTALAHRKPEDSADVSRAVTAHALLRERAIVIARLQRMGAHVLEAGHDEVGTRLVANYVELKRRSLL, from the coding sequence ATGATCTACCCGACCGCCCGGTCCGTCATCCTGATGGCGCTCGGCGCGCCGGCTGCGCTCGTCATCGGCGTGGTGATCCCGCAATACTGGTTTCTCGGGCTGATCTGGATCGCGGTGATCACGGCACTGATCCTGCTCGACGCGCTGAGCGCCGGGCGCCCGGCCTCGCTCGACGCCGAACTCGAAAAACCGGCGACGATCGGCGTCGGCACGCCCTTCACCGTGACCAGCCGGTTGCGCTTCCCGACGGGTCCGGACGGCGGCGCGACCGACCGGGGGACCGCGCCGCGCCGGATCGAGGTCGCGCTCAGCGTCGACGAAAAACTTGATGCGGGCGGCGGGCGGCGAGCCGGCGCGCCGATGATCGACGGACAGGCGGAGATCGATACGGCGTTCACCGCGAACCGGCGCGGCACGGCGACGATCGGCCATCTATGGACCCGCTGGACGGGTCCGCTCGGCCTCGCCTGGGTCCAGAAGCGCGACTATTTCGGCGCGGAAATCGTCGTGACGCCCAACATCGCGTTCATCCGGGACAAGGGCATCCAGCTCTATCTGCGCGACGCGGCCCATGGCCTGATCGCCCAGCTCGATCGCGGCGACGGCACCGAATTCGATTCGATGACCGAGTTCCAGCCCGGTATGGACCGGCGGACGATCGACTGGAAACAGTCGGCCCGGCATACCGAATTGCTGGCCAAGGAATATCGGACGGAGCGCAACAACCATATCGTCTTCGCACTCGATACCGGGCGAACCATGTGCGAGCCGATCGCCGGTCTGCCGCGCATCGACCGCGCGATCTCGGCCGCGCTGCTGACCGCCTATGTCGCGCTCAAGGCCGGCGACCGGGCGAGCCTCTTCGCCTTTGCCGGGCGGCCGCAGGTCGCCAGCCCGACCGTCGCCGGCGCGCGCGCTTTCTCGGCGCTGCAACGGGCCGCCGCGGATATCGATTACGCGCCGGAGGAGAGCAATTACACGCTCGCCCTGACGACGCTCGCCGCGCAGCTCCACCGCCGCTCGCTCGTGATCGCGTTCACCGATTTCGCCGACCCGACGAGCGCGGAGCTGATGCTGCGCGCGGCGGGCCGGCTGCTCGACCGGCATCTCGTGCTGTTCGTCGTGCTGCGCGATGCCGAACTGACCGCGCTCGCGCATCGGAAACCGGAGGATTCGGCCGATGTCTCGCGCGCCGTCACCGCCCATGCGCTGCTCCGCGAGCGGGCGATCGTGATCGCGCGTCTGCAGCGGATGGGCGCGCATGTGCTCGAAGCCGGGCATGACGAGGTCGGTACCCGGCTCGTCGCCAATTATGTCGAACTCAAACGGCGGAGCCTTCTCTGA
- a CDS encoding AAA family ATPase — MKVEEIKPLGASIHSEIAKAIVGQQEIVDHLLIALFSAGHCLLEGPPGTAKTFLAQCFSRALGLDFGRIQFTPDLMPSDIIGANLFNFQTSEFKLTRGPIFCELLLADEINRTPPKSQAALLEAMQERAVTIDGETHRLSDRFMVVATQNPIEQQGVYPLPEAQLDRFLFKLAVGYPSEAEEQKIVAVHGSRFGAPKAADFDIETVADGAAISAAIEAVATVKLVPDVTNYIVSLIRATRETADLDAGASPRAAAMLASAARSRAALDGRDYVIPDDVKALAPAVLRHRVILSAAAEIDGRDADGIVAQLIEQVEAPR, encoded by the coding sequence ATGAAGGTTGAAGAGATCAAACCGCTCGGCGCGAGCATCCACAGCGAAATCGCCAAGGCGATCGTCGGGCAGCAGGAGATCGTCGATCATTTGCTGATCGCGCTGTTTTCCGCGGGCCACTGCCTGCTAGAAGGGCCGCCGGGCACTGCCAAGACCTTTCTTGCCCAATGCTTCTCGCGTGCGCTGGGACTCGATTTCGGGCGCATCCAGTTCACGCCCGACCTGATGCCGAGCGACATTATCGGCGCCAACCTGTTCAACTTCCAGACCAGCGAGTTCAAACTGACCCGCGGCCCGATCTTCTGCGAACTGCTGCTGGCCGACGAGATCAACCGCACGCCGCCGAAGAGCCAGGCGGCGCTGCTCGAAGCGATGCAGGAACGCGCGGTGACGATCGACGGCGAAACCCACCGGCTGTCGGACCGGTTCATGGTCGTCGCGACCCAGAACCCGATCGAGCAGCAGGGCGTCTACCCGCTGCCCGAAGCCCAGCTCGACCGGTTCCTGTTCAAACTCGCGGTCGGCTATCCGAGCGAGGCGGAGGAACAGAAGATCGTCGCCGTCCATGGCAGCCGGTTCGGCGCGCCCAAGGCGGCGGATTTCGATATCGAAACGGTGGCCGACGGCGCGGCCATCTCGGCGGCGATCGAGGCCGTCGCGACCGTCAAGCTGGTGCCCGATGTGACCAACTATATCGTCTCGCTGATCCGCGCGACGCGGGAGACCGCCGATCTCGACGCCGGCGCCAGCCCGCGCGCGGCGGCGATGCTGGCCAGCGCGGCACGATCGCGCGCGGCGCTGGACGGACGCGATTATGTCATCCCCGACGATGTGAAGGCGCTGGCGCCCGCCGTGCTGCGCCATCGCGTGATCCTTTCCGCTGCGGCCGAGATCGACGGGCGCGACGCCGACGGCATCGTCGCGCAGCTGATCGAACAGGTGGAGGCGCCCCGGTGA
- a CDS encoding DUF4350 domain-containing protein — translation MTEAASPFSARTVMLLVIAGIVGFAAFLLLTAYAPELRSGRDGRAHGLSTSAVGFRGVYTLLEATGADVDYLRSGDSTRNTGLTILTLEPGSDPDRVAALIDDRWGPLLIVLPKWMTFPVQGERDRVQWVDAGIGPSVAHMLSDLAAISVSTGETAAGARLQSGMLNQVEFRAPGNLQTMSGRDLSPLMETAKDEFVLANVHNTQIYILSDPDLINNQILADRDRTRAALMLLGELNLNDGPYRFDLVANGFGGSRNLLTLAFDPPFLALTLCLLAAALLAGLQAIYRFGPTLRPARAIAFGKRALVDNSAELLRLARREHLSSERYVAMTRDAAVAAIGNPRQLDGDALDRWLDGLGPETMPPFSTLARAAERAHNRQDIRDAARALYDWRKAVTHEG, via the coding sequence GTGACCGAGGCCGCCTCCCCCTTCAGCGCGCGGACCGTGATGCTGCTCGTCATTGCCGGTATCGTCGGCTTCGCGGCGTTCCTGCTGCTGACCGCCTATGCGCCGGAGCTGCGCAGCGGGCGCGACGGGCGCGCGCACGGCCTGTCGACCTCCGCGGTCGGTTTTCGGGGCGTATACACATTGCTCGAGGCGACAGGCGCGGATGTCGATTATCTGCGCAGCGGCGACAGCACACGCAACACAGGGCTCACCATCCTCACCCTGGAACCGGGCAGCGATCCGGATCGCGTCGCCGCGCTGATCGACGATCGCTGGGGCCCGCTCCTGATCGTGCTGCCGAAATGGATGACCTTTCCGGTGCAAGGCGAGCGGGACCGCGTCCAATGGGTCGATGCCGGGATCGGCCCGAGCGTCGCCCATATGCTCTCGGACCTCGCCGCGATCAGCGTTTCGACCGGCGAAACAGCGGCCGGCGCGCGCCTGCAGAGCGGGATGCTGAACCAGGTCGAATTTCGCGCGCCGGGGAATCTGCAGACGATGTCGGGACGCGACCTTTCGCCGCTGATGGAAACCGCGAAGGACGAATTCGTCCTCGCCAATGTTCACAATACGCAGATCTATATCCTGTCGGACCCCGATCTGATCAACAATCAGATATTGGCCGACAGGGACCGGACGCGCGCCGCACTGATGCTGCTCGGCGAGTTGAACCTGAACGACGGCCCCTACCGCTTCGATCTCGTCGCCAACGGTTTCGGCGGATCGCGCAACCTGCTGACCCTCGCCTTCGATCCGCCCTTCCTCGCGCTGACCCTGTGCCTGCTCGCCGCCGCGCTGCTTGCCGGTCTCCAGGCGATCTACCGGTTCGGGCCGACCCTGCGCCCCGCCCGCGCCATCGCCTTCGGCAAGCGCGCGCTGGTCGACAACAGCGCCGAACTGCTGCGCCTCGCGCGGCGCGAACATCTGTCGAGCGAACGCTATGTCGCGATGACGCGCGACGCGGCCGTCGCGGCGATCGGCAATCCGCGCCAGCTCGACGGGGACGCGCTCGATCGCTGGCTCGACGGGCTCGGCCCCGAGACCATGCCGCCGTTCAGCACGCTCGCCCGCGCGGCCGAACGCGCTCATAACCGCCAAGACATACGCGACGCCGCACGGGCGCTGTACGACTGGAGAAAGGCCGTCACCCATGAAGGTTGA